Part of the Nicotiana sylvestris chromosome 5, ASM39365v2, whole genome shotgun sequence genome is shown below.
tctttccaaatttcacagattcaacttaaatattattttaaacttgtaccgggctccgaaaccttaatacgggcctgataccatcaagatCACGCACCATTTCATTTCTAAAAGTCCTTATATTTTCtagcaaataatttttttaaaaaattcttttctcaggatagggacctcgaaattcgattccgagcatacgcccaagtcccatactttactacggaccctatggaaccgtcaaatcacgggtccatatctgtttaccaaaaatattgaccgaagtcaactttaattaattttaaaggccaaattcaatatttttcttcaatttcacataaaagcttccCAGAAACGCGCCCAGACTACGcctgcaaattgaggtgagataaaaggaggtttttatgGCCTCGGAACACATATTTGACTTCTAAAACtggagatgaccttttgggtcatcacattctccacctctaaaagaaccgttcgtcctcgaacggacatagaaaagtatctGAGTCGGttaaaagatggggatatcggccccacatatcggactcggactcccaggtcgctgcctcaacaggctgacctctctactgcacacgaactgaagggaaattcttcgatctcaactaacgaaccttccggtctaggatagctaccggctcctcctcgtaggtcacgtccttgtccaactggacagtgctaaagtctaacacgtgCAATGGATTTCCATGATAattccgaagcatagacacatgaattATTGggtgcacaactgataaactcaGCGGCAACACAAGTTTATAAGCACCTCCTCCACACGATCATGAATCTATAAAGGACCGATGAACCTACGACTTAGCTTGCTCTTCTTTCCAAATATCATtatgcccttcatgggcgacacctgaAGCAATACTCACTCTCTagccatgaatgccacatcatgaaccttacggtcggcataactcttttgcctcgactgagctgtacgaagcctatcctgaattgtaacgatccggccggtcgttttaataATTAATGCCACGATCCCCTATTAAATGCattccccatgtttgtttctgctattgtaagttaccaaaaaggttcattttggattctggagtgttttgggacacttagtccctaaatgagagtttaagctttagaatttggactgtagtcagagcagtgtgaagacggcctcggaatgaaaTTCCATCAATTTTGTTAGCTACGTTGGGTGATTTGGGGCTTAGGgacgtgttcagattgtgttttggacgtagcttatttaggcttgaaatgccgaaagttgaattttcaaagttttcggttcgataatgagattttgatctaggggtcggaatgcaattttgagagttggagtagctccatagtgttgaatgtggcgtgtgtgcaaaattttaggtcattcgaacgaggtttgatagacattttgatcgaaagcgtaatttggaagttttgtgaatccttaggcttggattggagagtgatttgtggttttagcattgtttgatgtgattcgagggctggaataagttcgtatgatgttttaggactggttggcatgttcgattgaggtcccgagggcctcagttGTGTTTCtggtgcttaacggaagttggATTGGACTTAGGAGAAATCTGAAGTTGGCTGAacttgtcataaccgcacctgcgtgtgtGGGACCGCATGTGCGGCACCGCAGAAGTGGCTTTATGACAGCAGAAGTGGAATTTGGCCCAGGCTCCagaagccgcaggtgcgagaagtcGAACGCACCTGCGAGACCACAAGTGCGGTAAGGGAGTCGCAGGTGCGAAATTATGGATTAATGAAAAGTCGCATGTGCGACATGGTCTCCGTAGAAGCATGACTGCAGGTGCAGTCCctaagccgcagatgcggttccaCTGGTCTGAAAAAGGGCAGAAATGAAGGTTAGTCTCAAAACCttagaaattgatttgggagctcgggattgGCGATTTAGGGAGAGATTATCacttgggtgttttgggtaagtaattcttactcggttttgattaatttccacgaatctatgcttaaattcatcctttaaattcgaatttggggtgaaaatttgaagaaaaattggaaaagttcttaggcctaattttggagttttgatcaagattttgatgTTGGATGGGAGTAATTTATGAGtatatgaactcgtgagaatgtgaggattccgaatttgtaaattctacctgattccgagacatggACCTGGggggctttttgggcgatttttcctaatttcgcgtattagcttcgaattaattagttgaattaattacttgaagttatatttacattatacaattattttaaatagatttgggccatttggagtcggatactcgtggcaagaacgtggtttcgagttgattgagttggttcgaggtaaatggcttgcctaATGTTGTGGGGGGAAACTCCccctaggatttggtattgttgatatatgaaatgccttgtacgtgagatgacgagtgcgtacttgtgctaattgttgaaaatcctgttttcattaagtaactataaatGTGTTTCCTTccatgtttatactacttgcaatttaagcctactgttagcttagggaagcatgtctaattgacttaattgccttacttgctcaaactgctttaattgaattctgtgcagcatgctactTTAGAAATACCAATGTTACCTTGGTATAaaatttggattgaattgaatattcttcgtgttgctgatgtgtgtttactttgggactacgagacgatatcacgggagatccccctgcatgtttactttaggactacgaatttgtattccggtagatccccctgcacatttatgttGGAACTGTGGGACTGCACCCAGTGGATTCCCCCAGTactagatatttacatttgggactacgaatcgggattccggtagatcaccgcgcactatgagttggactacgggacacccgggagatccaccgAATATCTACATTGGGGGACTACAGGATgctatcctgggagatccccggttgctatTTCTTTGTGGAGTTATATTCTCTCTGTGATTTCTCTCTCTGTTGTAGTAGTTGTTatttcttattatcctgtattattTCATACTGTTAgcacttaattatattgtcgtattctatactgttttacattgtttttcatctaaaatcagtagggccctgaccttcctcgtcagtaccctaccgaggttaggcttggcacttactgagtaccgctatgaTGTACTCAcaccctttctgtgcatgtttttcatgtgtagatccaggttctttggctcagccctaccatccttgaggcgaggcaattcttcagagacttcgacGTATATCTGCGgcgtccgtagaccgaggagtccatctccattctctcttgtagttacaacctttctgtatttactttgatttagacattctggagttagagcactatgtagtatccttagcttgtgatttcatgagattccgggttttgggaaatctTTCAGTTGAGAGTGTGTATcagtatatgccgagcggcatcttacaCATTTTCATTATGTTTATCCGCAACATTTATTAGTTTTatctgttattttctttttccgcaaattgttaggcttacctagtcgtatatactaggtgctgtcacgatagTTCATGGAGGGCAAACTGGTGTCGTGAcatgaatgatcttaaccttgtccaaggcatcctgtgcTAGATTTTTACCCAACAATAGAGCCTTCCCCgactcaaaccacccaactggtGATTGACACCATCTactatataatgcctcatagggagccatctagatgcttgactaatagctgttgttgtaggaaaactacactaatggcaagaactgatcccatgaacctccaaagtcaataacacatgctcggagcatatcttccaaaatctgaatagtacgctcggactgcccgtccgtctaaggatgaaatgttgtgcttaacTCGACCCGTATGCGCAACTCACActgaactgccctccaaaaatgcaaggtaaactgcgtacctcggtcttaaataatagacacgggcacaccatgaagacaaacaatctcccaaatatagatctcagctaacctctctgaagaataggaGACAGCCACAGGAATGAAATTCGATGACTTAtacagcctatcaacaataacccatacagCATCggacttcctctgagtccataggagtccaacaacaaagtccatagtgatacactcccacttccactcaggaatctcaatcttcttaAGCAAACCACCAGAGATTGATGGTCATACTTTACCagatgacaattcaaacactgagctacatatgcaacaatatccttcttcatcctcctccgcCAATAATACTGCTGCAAGTcgtgatacatcttagcggcacctggatgaatagaataccgggaactatgggcctcctctagaatcaactcaccaattccatccacattaggcacacagactcacccctgcatcctcaaaaccccatcatctccaactgtaacctgcttggcaccaccgtgccgcACTGTATCCCTAAGGACTAGCGAGTGAGGGTCATCTTACTGCCAACCCCTGATACACttaaataatgaagaacgagcaactatgcaagctagaacacggctaggctcagaaacatccaacctcacaaactgattggacaaaacctgaacatccaaagcaagcagtctctcaccgactggaatatatgcaaggctgcccatactggctgacttcctactcaaagcatcggccattacattggccttccccggatgatacaagaaggtgatatcatagtctttcaatagctctaaccaccttctctgccttaaattgagctcctttttttTGAACAAATACaacaaactcttatgatccggaaacacctcacatgacacgcatataaataatgcctcaagattttcaatgcgtgaacaatggctgctacctccaagtcatgaactggataattcttcttgtggatcttcaactgccgtgaagcatatgcaataaccttgccattctgcatcaacactgcaccaagtccaatacgagatgcgtcacaatatactatatatggccctAAACTTGTGGGCGAAACCAAcactggcgccgtagtcaaagctgtcttgagattttgaaagcgtgcctcacactcgtccaatcacctgaactgggcacccttctaggtcaaccggGTCATCGGGGCaactatagatgaaaacccctccacaatcTGACGGTAATAGCCTGATAAACCTAAGAAGCTGTGGATCTTTATAGCTAATGTGAGTGTAggctagtccttgactgcctctatcttcttcggatccacctgaataccctctgctgatacaacgtgacccaggaatgctactgaactcaaccaaaactcatatttagaaaacatagcatacaactaactatctcTCAATGTTTGTAGAAcaactcgaagatgctgctcatgcttctctcaactgcgggagtagatcaaaatatcatcaatgaagacaatcacaaaggagtccagataaggcttgaacactcgattcatcaaatccatgaaagctgctggggtaTTTGTcgacccaaatgacatcactaagaactcataatgctcgcaccgagtgcgaaaagcttagggacatcggatgacctaatcctcaactgatggtagccatatctcaaatcgatcttcgaaaacactttggcagcctgaagttgatcaaacaaatcatcaatccttgataatggatacttattcttgatggtgactttgttcaactgtcgatagtctatgcacatcctcatcaacccatccttcttcttaacaaacaacataggTGCACCCtagggtgagacactaggtctgatgaagcccttatcaagtaagtcttgaagctgctccttgaattctttcaactctagtagggccatacaatatggcagaatagaagTGGGCTGattgcccggagccaaatcaatgcaaaagtcgatatccctgtcgagtGGAATCActggcaggtctacaggaaaacctctggaaactcccgaacaactggcacgaaatccatagaaggaacctcagcactagaatcatgaacatacaCCAAGTaaaccaaacaccccttctcgaccatacgccaagccttcatataagaaacgaccctactggtagaatgacttggagtccctctctactccaatcgaggcaaccccgacaaAGCTAaagtcacggtcttggcgtgacagtccaatatagcatgataaggtgatagACAATCCaaccccaatatgacatcaaaataaaCAATATCCAGAAGTAAGAAATCTacacgggtttcaagacccccaataataaccacacaatAGCGAaagacacgatctacaataatagaatcacccaccagtatggacacatatataggagcacttaaagaatcacgaggcacaaccagatacgtagtaaaataagatgacacataggagtatgtagacactggatcaaatagaactaaaacAGCTCTATTGCAAACGGAAATCGTACCTGTGATAATGGAATCAGATGTCTCAGCATCAGGCATGGCTGAGAAatcataacatcggggctaggccccaccactctgaactatatcCCCGGGATAGCCTCCGGTTGGTTGGCCttcacctctaatggcctgatcTCCACCTGTAACACCTcgactccacctctagctgcctgatcCCTACCTCTAGCTAGCCGAGCGGGTAGTGGAATACCCAGTGCATGAACCATGGaacgagaaccctgatgttgagaatTGCTCGTTGATCGAGTGCAAAACCTTGAAATGTGCCtcatatcgccacaagtataacaagtcctCGGTTGCTGGGATTgttgaccctgaaactgaccatgtcggcctgagtaaccacactgaaaactctggagcggaggtgcactaataggaggtGGTGATGCACTGTAGGGTAgctgattagaatactgcatgtgagaaacagcctgggaggatggcctctacaaAAAGAATCCATGCCTCTAGACAAAGCGCCACTGAATtgaccagaatgacggggccctgagctagaaccatctcaaccctcctggccatattggccgcatcctagaaagaaatctcgctctatgtctccttagccatttgcaatctgataggctgagctagtccctcaataaacctccttaccatctatctctctctctcggtgggaagtataagaagagcatgataggccaagtcaataaatctggtctcgtactgaataactgtcatagaaccctgctggagatgctcaaactgcctccgatagtcctctctctgagtggtAGGAagaacttctccaaaaatagttaagagaactgatcccaagtcagaGCTGGTGACCCAGCTTGTCTAgacaaacaataatccctccaccaagtcttggcagaaccCCAGAGACAGAAAGGAGCAAAGTCagccccattggtctccactatccccatctTTCATAGAACCTCATTACAGctgtccaaatagtcctggggatcctctgaagatgtaccgccatatgTGGTAGTAAAAATCTTAGTCAACATGTCCagtctccacaaggcatcaacaggcatagctgctccatcaccggtctgagctacaacACTCGGCTGGACTACCCCTACTGGCTGAGCAGTTgaagtctgaaactggggagccatctactccggagtgcgagtggcaggagtctgggctcctcctccatcaTGAGAGATAGCTAGTGTTATAGGAAATATGCTTGCCTAAGTGACACTCTTCATAGGGCCCAcgagatggaccagagcatctttGAGTACCGGGGTGatgatgaacccctctggaacctgagctggccctgctgGAATTGTCTAGGCCGGAACTTTCTCCTCGAACTCTACCCGAGGCTCCGCCGcaggtgctgctgctcgagctctaggctgagccctacCTCTACCTCAGCCTCAGCCTTTGCCCCTCACAGGAGCTGATactaggggctcgggctactggtcAGTTGATGAAgtggtacgtgttctcaccatctgtgaaagaacagagttgaagttcaattagcatttga
Proteins encoded:
- the LOC138868984 gene encoding uncharacterized protein, which codes for MPDAETSDSIITGTISVCNRAVLVLFDPVSTYSYVSSYFTTYLVVPRDSLSAPIYVSILVGDSIIVDRVFRYCVVIIGGLETRVDFLLLDIVYFDVILGLDCLSPYHAILDCHAKTVTLALSGLPRLE